In one Natronosalvus amylolyticus genomic region, the following are encoded:
- a CDS encoding DNA-binding protein, with amino-acid sequence MSSKQSVNKVVSVDEQAYEQEAGQAEHEDIVDETPEFRATVEMEIQAKVDANHPEGMVDTSEDRIYGVTLAQEERIRAREEELERISVQAAFGRQEGRAERTRAVVEQRYRDQRPVKEVDPREKLERGQLGQVNRQAQRLAADVNGGYTRAVIGKRIASRFLEGADMFEAVMDTKEEMQHEAGTIVPIGRLESIRRGEVSVEGRVIELWEPSSPAIQQVGLLEDETGRTKFTIWAKSNQTMVQEGEWVRFRAAAKNWYNGRCSIALTHWSEIVFPERGRWWE; translated from the coding sequence ATGTCTAGTAAGCAATCAGTTAATAAGGTCGTTTCGGTCGATGAACAGGCGTACGAGCAGGAAGCGGGTCAAGCGGAGCATGAGGACATCGTCGACGAGACTCCGGAGTTCCGGGCTACGGTGGAGATGGAGATTCAGGCGAAGGTCGATGCAAACCACCCAGAGGGGATGGTCGACACGAGCGAAGATCGGATCTATGGCGTGACCCTGGCCCAGGAAGAGCGCATTCGAGCCAGAGAGGAAGAACTCGAGCGAATCAGTGTACAGGCAGCGTTCGGTCGACAGGAGGGACGAGCAGAGCGAACGAGAGCAGTGGTTGAACAGAGGTATCGTGATCAGCGGCCAGTCAAGGAAGTCGATCCTCGGGAGAAACTCGAGAGGGGGCAGTTGGGCCAGGTCAATCGGCAGGCACAGCGGTTGGCAGCGGACGTCAACGGTGGGTACACGAGAGCGGTCATCGGAAAGCGGATTGCCAGTCGGTTTCTCGAGGGCGCGGACATGTTCGAGGCGGTGATGGATACGAAAGAAGAGATGCAGCATGAGGCTGGGACGATCGTGCCGATTGGGAGACTCGAGTCGATCAGGCGAGGCGAGGTCAGTGTCGAGGGTCGTGTGATCGAGTTGTGGGAACCCTCGAGTCCAGCGATTCAACAGGTTGGGTTGCTTGAAGACGAAACTGGGCGAACGAAGTTTACGATCTGGGCGAAGAGCAATCAGACGATGGTGCAGGAAGGTGAGTGGGTGCGGTTCAGGGCGGCAGCGAAGAACTGGTACAATGGACGGTGCTCGATTGCGTTGACCCATTGGTCGGAAATCGTATTCCCAGAGCGCGGCCGCTGGTGGGAATAG